The Alistipes finegoldii DSM 17242 DNA segment TTGATGACCCCACGGCGGCATTGGATGGGGTTGTTGATGCGGACATTGAGCATCCACGAGAACAACTCGACCAACTGTTCCACATTGGCACGGGTACCGTCGATACGCCGTCCCACGCCGGCACTATGCAACGCCGTAATCAGCTCCATGAGGTCCGTCGGCGTGAACGGCTCGGCCAAATAGAGCGCCGAGCGGGGTTTTTCGCTCTGCGGCAGCCGATCCATAACCGCGGGATGCTCGATACGCAGATGGACCATCCGCATCTCAAATTCCAGATGTGAGACGGCTCCTTCCCAAAGCGCGACAAGCGCCGCCGGACGCCGTTCCTCGCAGGAGCGCAGCCGCACGAGCCGGTTCCGAGCACGGGACAGGGCGTGCAGCATGTCGAGCGGAGCGCACTGCTCCGACGCCACAAGACGCTGCACACTTCCTATAAAACGCGCATAGGACGCTTCCAAGCGTTTAAAATCACACGGTTCGGCGCCGTCCTCCTGCGACATGCAAAGCTGTTTCACAAAATGACTCTTTTCCAAAAGGCGCAGATTATGCGATATATTCTTTTTATCGGGTTTCATTTTTCAAGATTTTTTGTTTTCTGTTTCTGACTTACAATTTCGTGCGGACAAAGTTGCAGGGCGGCCCCCGCGAGCGGAAGGCGGCGTCACGACAGAAAACAGCGAACCCCGGAGTTCGAAACTCCGGGGTTCGATAACGAGCAGGCACAGCATTTCCCGATCCCGCTTCATATTGCAGGCGGTACCGGGGATCAGGGCCGGCAGGAGGGATTAACTGTAAAGTTGCAGATTACGCATTTTTTCAGGATTACACAGCAAGAATAGCTTTCGAGGCGCGAGGATAGCAACGGTCATTCCTCTCTCACAAAACGGCCTTCGCTGTCGAAGTGCAGAGTGCGGTCGTCAGCGCCGAAGAGTTCCGCACGGTATCCCTCCCCTGCCGGAAGGAAAGTACAGAGAAAATGTTTCGGATAATGATTCCGGATATGGTGCATCGGAAGTTCCGGAAGCAGATCGGCCAACTCTCAGGGCATCTGCCGCAGGTAATAGCGAAAACCTCGCAACACACCGTCCGCCGAAAACAGCATATAACCGCCGTTCTCATTGAAGGCATAGTAAAAACGCCGGTCCCAACGGTAGTTGAATCTGCTCAGATTGGAATAATGCCGCAAAACGAACCTTCGAATCGTTTCGGGTAACTGCTTAGTCTCAATGCTGCGTCCCGGAAGTTTTTCGGGCGACTTGCCTGCGGCGCGGAAAGAGGCTCCGGAGACCACCAGCAAAGCCAAAAGAAAACGTATCGTCAACAGTCTCATATCACATAATTTTTATATTCATAGCGTTTATTGTCATTCTGCATCGCTGCCATCACATGGCACAGAACATTCCTTATTTTTCTCAATCAGTTCCGGAAAATTGCGCCGGACAAACCCGCCCAGCGAATTGTAATTCAGACCCAGCCGCCGGGCGATGGACTTGAGCGGCTCTGCAGTCGTCTCATAGAGCCCGACAGCTTCGGCGTATTTCTCCATGCTGCGACGCGAGATGCTGCGGCCGTTCGAAGCGCGCATCATACCCTGCCGGGCGTACAGTTCCGGCTCGTGCTCTTTGAGGTACTGCCGAAAGACCTCCGGATGCAGCCCGAACTCCGCGGCAATCTCCGACGTGGGACGGTTCTCCGCACGCAGCCGCTCGATGGCCGGAGCGTATTTGGCCGCCGTGGTCTTCTTGTACTGCTTGGTCTGCGAAAGGCTCGCACCCTCCCGATACTCCGCACCCCGGCGGGCGAACGTCTCCTCCCGACACCAGACCCGCAGATAACTGCACAGGGAACTTCGATTAACGCCCGTCATGTCGGCAATCTCCCGGATCGTCAGAGCACTCTGCGCATACATCCGCACGGCCTCCCGGTAACGCTCGCGGCTTTCGGGCGTCGGCTCGTGGCGCCGTCCGCTGCCGGTGATATGTCCTTTTCTTTTTTGCGTCTTGGCGCGCTCGCGCAACTCGCTGCGCGCCTGCAGCAAATCCTTGTGATAGAAACACACGTGCTGGCGGAGCCCGGTAAAGGAGACCCCGCACTTCTCGGCGACCTCCGGCAACGTAAGTTCAGTTGTGCGAAGTAGTTTGACGGCTGCGGCGTACTGCTCCCGGCACCACGGACGCACGCCCCGCTGCTGGTTGTCCGCAAAACCCAGCCGCCGACGCTCCAGCTCCCGGCGTTCGAGAAGCCCCGGACAGTGCGCACGAAGCTGATTGCTCAAACCCGTGGGGTTCAGTCCGAACAGGTGCGCAATCTGCGACACGTTGTATTCGAAATACTTTGCATCACCGCAGGCAGCAAGCGCATCGCCGTACTTGGCGCGCGCAGCCGCAGTCTGGCCACGGCGTCCCCGCAGGCGCGTATGCGCGGCATCCGAAGCCGAAGAAGCCGCCACGCCGTGACGCGACAGCAGCAGGTCGCGGCGGTACTTGTACAGATAGCTCCGAAAACCCGCATACGACACACCGCAACGGGCGCAGATTGCACGAACGCTCA contains these protein-coding regions:
- a CDS encoding RteC domain-containing protein, which gives rise to MKQLCMSQEDGAEPCDFKRLEASYARFIGSVQRLVASEQCAPLDMLHALSRARNRLVRLRSCEERRPAALVALWEGAVSHLEFEMRMVHLRIEHPAVMDRLPQSEKPRSALYLAEPFTPTDLMELITALHSAGVGRRIDGTRANVEQLVELFSWMLNVRINNPIQCRRGVINRKLRLTRFLDLLRNSLIEESQR